One genomic region from Conexibacter woesei Iso977N encodes:
- a CDS encoding winged helix-turn-helix transcriptional regulator yields MTTAASSAEEIRALCPRFHYAVELIGARWSGAIVRAVLDGRHRYSEIRAVIPSVSDTMLAQRLRALEAEGLLERRVATGAPGPLRAEYHLTEKGAALAPVIEALKAWAHEWVPDASLPDTKDIKNASCPSCT; encoded by the coding sequence ATGACCACCGCTGCGAGCTCCGCGGAGGAGATCCGGGCGCTGTGCCCGCGGTTCCACTACGCCGTCGAGCTGATCGGCGCGCGCTGGAGCGGCGCGATCGTCCGGGCGGTCCTCGACGGGCGTCATCGCTACTCCGAGATCAGGGCGGTGATCCCGAGCGTGAGCGACACGATGCTCGCCCAGCGCCTGCGCGCGCTGGAGGCCGAGGGGCTGCTGGAGCGCCGCGTGGCGACCGGCGCGCCCGGACCGCTGCGCGCGGAGTACCACCTGACGGAGAAGGGCGCGGCGCTCGCCCCGGTCATCGAAGCGCTGAAGGCGTGGGCCCACGAGTGGGTCCCGGACGCATCACTCCCAGACACCAAGGACATCAAGAACGCCTCATGCCCAAGCTGCACGTGA
- a CDS encoding NADPH-dependent FMN reductase yields the protein MPKLHVILASTRPGRAGEPIADWFVSRAREHGAFDVELLDLADIALPMMDEPNHPRLRRYEHQHTKDWSATINAADAVVMVTPEYNYGYPAPLKNAIDYLHFEWQHKPVAFVSYGGVAAGTRAVQQLKQVVTTLKMFPLFEAVSIPFHTQFIDDEGVLQANDVMEGAASAMLDELVLVEESLRGRRAAVREAEAAGKH from the coding sequence ATGCCCAAGCTGCACGTGATCCTCGCCTCCACCCGCCCCGGCCGCGCCGGTGAGCCGATCGCCGACTGGTTCGTGTCGCGCGCCCGCGAGCACGGCGCGTTCGACGTCGAGCTGCTCGATCTCGCGGACATCGCGCTGCCGATGATGGACGAGCCCAACCACCCGCGCCTGCGCCGCTACGAGCACCAGCACACGAAGGACTGGTCGGCGACGATCAACGCCGCGGACGCGGTCGTGATGGTCACGCCGGAGTACAACTACGGGTATCCGGCGCCGCTGAAGAACGCGATCGACTACCTGCACTTCGAGTGGCAGCACAAGCCGGTCGCGTTCGTGTCCTACGGCGGCGTGGCCGCGGGCACGCGCGCGGTCCAGCAGCTCAAGCAGGTCGTGACGACGCTGAAGATGTTCCCGCTGTTCGAGGCGGTGAGCATCCCGTTCCACACGCAGTTCATCGACGACGAGGGCGTGCTGCAGGCCAACGACGTCATGGAGGGCGCGGCGAGCGCGATGCTCGACGAGCTCGTGCTGGTCGAGGAGTCGCTGCGCGGGCGGCGCGCGGCCGTGCGCGAGGCGGAGGCGGCCGGCAAGCACTAG
- a CDS encoding DUF6551 family protein yields the protein MSRYQYVLPPHRVDYGVTIRIDQIKIDPDAQRTLNPKRAQAIADGLVEEAVGSVVISRRADGTMYAVDGMHRKRAFEIKGIPEITAEIHHGLSQMEEAVLFLIKNRESSKPNPHDEYKVGLTAGLPLFVDTQKVLDKHNLIVGSTTANSIGAVAGILRITENYGPEVLDRTLGVAQEAWGRTNSTWDGMLLGGIGMFLGRHGDVVKDKDLATKIAKAGLAQTWVGAVHAQASGGGLRNSGTGSRVSTCYRLIVNTWNKGKTKNKLAVAA from the coding sequence ATGTCCCGGTATCAGTACGTCCTGCCGCCTCACAGGGTGGATTACGGCGTCACGATCAGGATCGACCAGATCAAGATCGATCCCGACGCCCAGCGGACGCTGAACCCGAAGCGCGCACAGGCCATCGCGGATGGGCTCGTGGAGGAAGCGGTTGGCAGCGTCGTCATCTCGCGCCGTGCCGACGGAACGATGTACGCGGTCGATGGCATGCACCGCAAGCGTGCATTCGAGATCAAAGGCATCCCCGAGATCACTGCCGAGATCCATCACGGCCTCTCTCAGATGGAGGAGGCCGTTCTGTTCCTCATCAAGAACCGCGAGTCGAGCAAGCCTAACCCTCACGACGAGTACAAGGTCGGTCTCACCGCAGGCCTGCCGCTTTTCGTCGACACGCAGAAGGTCCTCGACAAGCACAACCTGATCGTCGGGAGTACCACGGCGAACAGCATTGGTGCTGTGGCTGGCATTCTCCGCATCACTGAGAACTACGGACCGGAGGTGCTGGACCGGACGCTCGGTGTCGCGCAGGAGGCGTGGGGTCGGACGAACTCGACGTGGGATGGGATGCTCTTGGGCGGCATCGGCATGTTCCTCGGCCGCCACGGAGACGTGGTCAAGGACAAGGATCTGGCGACCAAGATTGCCAAGGCGGGCCTGGCGCAGACGTGGGTCGGTGCGGTCCACGCCCAGGCGTCTGGCGGAGGACTCCGGAACTCCGGCACCGGGAGTCGCGTGTCTACGTGCTACCGGCTCATCGTCAACACCTGGAACAAGGGCAAGACGAAGAACAAGCTCGCAGTCGCTGCCTGA
- a CDS encoding VOC family protein → MQLQGIHHISAITGDAQRNLDFYTRVLGLRLVAKTVNQDDPSVYHLFYADEQGHPGSEMTFFEYPHAIPGRPGAGMIHRIVWRVGSEDALAFWAERLPLLEVSVTRGDQGSVVFSDPEGLEHELVVNATGDTPLVASSPDIPAAHALQGFDGVRAYAIDPARSGALLERVLGAEKTGESTWTLRGERRGGWIAYDPAPAERGRQSGGSVHHVAWGTTVAEHPQWQDSITEAGVHTSGIIDRTYFKSIYFREPSGVLFEIADDAPGFTIDSPVEELGRKIILPPQFESQREKIEKRLTPLPDPGPRPAAGAAPAA, encoded by the coding sequence ATGCAGCTCCAGGGCATCCACCACATCAGCGCGATCACCGGCGACGCGCAGCGCAACCTCGACTTCTACACGCGGGTGCTCGGGCTGCGGCTCGTCGCCAAGACGGTCAACCAGGACGATCCGAGCGTCTACCACCTGTTCTACGCCGACGAGCAGGGGCATCCCGGTAGCGAGATGACGTTCTTCGAGTACCCGCACGCGATCCCGGGGCGGCCGGGTGCGGGGATGATCCACCGGATCGTCTGGCGCGTGGGCTCCGAGGATGCGCTCGCGTTCTGGGCCGAGCGCCTGCCGTTGTTGGAGGTGTCGGTGACGCGCGGCGATCAGGGATCCGTCGTGTTCAGCGATCCGGAGGGGTTGGAGCACGAGCTGGTCGTCAACGCGACCGGCGACACGCCGCTCGTCGCGTCGTCGCCCGACATCCCGGCGGCGCACGCGCTGCAGGGCTTCGACGGCGTCCGCGCCTACGCGATCGACCCGGCGCGCTCGGGCGCGCTGCTGGAGCGCGTGCTCGGCGCCGAGAAGACGGGCGAGTCCACGTGGACCCTGCGCGGCGAACGCCGCGGCGGCTGGATCGCCTACGACCCCGCGCCCGCCGAGCGCGGCCGCCAGTCCGGCGGCTCGGTGCACCACGTCGCGTGGGGGACGACCGTCGCCGAGCACCCGCAGTGGCAGGACTCCATCACCGAGGCCGGCGTCCACACGAGCGGCATCATCGACCGCACGTACTTCAAGTCGATCTACTTCCGCGAGCCCTCCGGCGTCCTCTTCGAGATCGCCGACGACGCCCCCGGCTTCACGATCGACTCACCCGTCGAAGAGCTCGGCCGCAAGATCATCCTGCCGCCGCAGTTCGAGTCCCAGCGCGAGAAGATCGAGAAGCGCCTGACGCCTTTGCCCGACCCCGGCCCGCGCCCGGCGGCAGGCGCCGCGCCCGCGGCCTAA